The following nucleotide sequence is from Nesterenkonia xinjiangensis.
ACGGTTCATCGAGCTGCACAACCCCGGAGACGAGCCTGTGGACCTCGAGGGTTGGGCGGTGTCCTACCGCCCGGCATCCCGCGGCGAGGACGATCTGACGCCCTCGGGCCACGTGACCCTGTCCGGCGCCATCGAACCCGGCGGCCACTACCTGATCGCCAACCCCGGTCTGAGCGCCGGTGACGGAGAGCCCCTCCCCGAGCCCGACGCCCGGCTCAGCGGCGGCACCGCCATCCGTGACGGCGTCATCTGGCTGGCCTCCACACCTGAGCGCCTGGACCTCCCTCTCGGAGACGTGCGGGACCATGAGGACGTCGTCGACCTGCTGGGCTACGGCGGAGCGAACACCTCTGAGACCGCGGCCGCGCCGTCGCCGTCAGGCAGTGCCGACGTGCGCTCCATCGCCCGGGTGGACGAGGCCGTGGACACCGATGACAACTCAGCAGATTTCGCCCTCTCGGAGGCCATCACCCCGACCAACAGCGCCGGGGAGCAAGCGGTCCATGAGCCGGAGGAGCCCGAGCGCCAGGAGCCGACGGACCTGGAGATCCATGAGATCCCGCGCAGCCTGGAGCCAGCGGAGAACCAGCTGCTCGAGCAGCCGGTCACCGTGCGCGGCGTGGTCACGGGCGCCTACCCGACCGGTGGCTTCAACGGGTTCACGCTGCAGACCGAGGGCACCGGCGGCGACCTCGACCTGGAGACCCACGCAGCCTCCGACGGCATCTTCGTCTATTCACCCTGGCGGGCCGACGAGGTGGAGATCGGCGACTTCGTGGAGATCACCGCAGATGTCACCACCTACTCGGGGCAGGTCCAGCTCTCGCTCTACCCGGGCTCCTCGCAGACCCCGGAGCATGAATTCGCCCTGATCACCGACGAGCCGCATGAGGCGGTCAAGCCGGCCGTGGTCGAGATCCCTGAGACCGATGCGGAGCGCGAGGCGCTGCTGGGCATGGTCATCGACCCGCAGGGCACCTACACGGTCACCGACCACTACACGCTGAACCAGTTCGGGGAGATCGGCATCGTCCTCGGCGAGGAGCCGCTGACCACCCCGACCGCAGCCCACAGACCCGGCCCGGAGGCCGATGCCCTGGCGGAGGAGAACGCCGAGCGGATCATCTACCTGGACGACGCCGCCACCACCGACTTCTCCCGCTCCTCCGGATGGGACGAGGAGCTCCCCTATCTCACTGCTGAGGACCCGGTCCGGATCGGGGCGGAGGTCCAGTGGGAGAACACAGTGATCATGGACCGCCGCTTCGATGAGTGGCGCCTCCAACCCACCGCGCAGCTGACCCCGGACAGCGCCGAGGCGGTCCAGCCGGCTCGCGTCGAGAACACCCGGGAAGGCCGAGAGACCTCGGCCGAGCGTGATGCGGACCTGCGCATCGCGGGTTTCAACGTGCTCAACTACTTCGTCACCCTCGGCGAGGACGAGGAGGGCTGCGAGTACCACGCCGACCGTGACGGGAACCCCACCACCGCTGATTGGTGTGAGGTGCGCGGCGCCTGGTCCACCGAGTCCTTCAAACGCCAGGAGGCGAAGATCGTCGACGCCATCACGACGATGGACGCCGACGTCGTCGCCCTGCAGGAGATGGAGAACTCGGCCCACTTCACCGACGACGCCGACCGCGATCTTGCCCACGAGCGTCTCGTCGAGGCCCTCAATCAAGACCTCGGCACCGACACCTGGGCCTACGTGGCCAGCCCGGAGACCGCACCCGCCCCGGAGGACGAGGACGTGATCCGCAACGGGTTCATCTACCGCCCCGAGGCTGTGGAGCCGGTGGGCGAGTCGGTCATCCTCTTCGACGGGGGCGTGGACGAGATCATGACCCCCGAGTTGGAGGACTTCGACCTGGTCGAGGTCTACTCCAACGCCCGCGAGCCGCTGGCCCAGGAGTTCCAGCCAGTGGGCGGTGACGAGCAGGATCGCTTCATCGCCGTCGTCAACCATTTCAAGTCCAAGGGCTCCGCGCCCGACGGCGGACCGAACGCCGACTCCGGCGACGGACAGGGCGCCTGGAACGCCGACCGGGTGGAGCAGGCACGCGCCCTGGTGGCCTTCGCCGACGCGCTGGAGGAGGACACCGGCACCGAGAAGGTCTACCTGATGGGTGACTTCAACTCCTATGAGATGGAGGACCCGCTGCAGGAGTTCCTCGGCGCCGACTACACCAACGTCTCGGCGGAGACCGGCCAGCACAGCTACATGTTCGACGGCCAGGTCGGGTCCCTGGACCACCTCTTCGCCTCCGAAGCCGCCGCCGAGACGATCTCCCAGGCGGAGATCTGGAACATCAATGCCGTGGAACCGATCGCCCTGGAGTACAGCCGGTACAACGGCAACGCCTCCGACCTGTTCAGCGCGGACCTGTGGCGCTCCTCGGACCATGACCCGATCGTGGCCGACCTGCGGTTCGAAGCGACCGAAGCCCCCGGTGACGAGGACGGCTCAGACGAGGACGGCTCAGACGAGGACGGCGGGACCTGGCCCCCGCGCGGACCGGGGAACAACAACGGCCACGGGCATGGCTCGGGCGAGGACCGTGGCCATGAGCGAGAGGGTCACCCCGGCAACGGCCCGGGGAGCACCCCCGGACGACGTTGAGCTGGTGAGTTTCCGCCGAAACCCGAGCCCTACGGGCCGGATTCGGGCGGAAACTCACCAGCTCAACGGGGCTGAGGACCGCTTCAGCGGGACTGCTGGCCCAACGGAGAGACGATCGCGTCCACCCGCTGGAAGGACTTCAGGTCCGAGTAGCCCGTGGCGGCCATCGCCCGACGCAGCCCGCCCATCAGGTTCGAGGATCCGTCCGTGTGATGGGCAGGCCCCCAGAGGACCTCCTCCAGCGGTGCCACGGTGCCCACCCGGGTGCGGTGTCCGCGCGGGAAGTCGGGGTGTACGGCCTCCTGGCCCCAGTGCCAGCCGCGACCCGGCGCCTCCTCGGCGCGGGCCAGGGTGGTGCCCAGCATGACGGCGTCCGCGCCCATGGCCAGGGCCTTGACGATGTCGCCGGATGAGCCCAGGCCGCCGTCAGCGATGACATGGACATACCGGCCCCCGGACTCGTCCAGGTAGTCCCGACGGGCCGCTGCGACATCGGAGATGGCAGTGGCCATCGGCACGCGGATGCCCATCGCGCGACGAGTGGTGGTGGAGGACCCTCCCCCGAAGCCGACCAACACGCCGGCGGCGCCTGTGCGCATCAGGTGCAGCGCCGGCGTGTAGCCGGCCGCCCCACCGACGATCACCGGGACGTCGAGCTCATAGATGAACTCCTTGAGGTTCAGCGGGTCACCGTTCTGCGCGACATGCTCGGCCGAGACCGTGGTGCCGCGGATGACGAACATGTCCACCCCGGCCTCCACCACGGTCTGGTAGAACTCCTGGGTGCGCTGGGGAGTCAGGGAGCCGGAGACCACCACCCCGGCCTGCCGGATCTCAGCCAGCCGTGCCTTGATCAGCTCGGCCTTGATCGGCTCCGAGTACAGCTGCTGCAGCCGCCGGGTGTTCTCCGGGGAGATCTCATCCTCAGCGAGATGCTCGATCTCCTCCAGCACCGGGGAAGGGTCCTCATATCGGGTCCACAGGCCCTCGAGGTTGAGCACACCGAGCCCGCCCAGACGCCCCAGCGCGATCGCCGTCTCGGGGGACATCACCGAGTCCATCGGCGCCCCGATGACCGGGGTCTTGAACGTGTAGGCATCGATCTGCCAGTCCAGGCTCACGTCCTGGGGGCTGCGAGTCCTGCGGCTCGGAACGACGGCGACGTCGTCCAGCGCCCAGGCGCGTCGCCCGCTCTTGGCCAGACCGATGGGGATCTCGTTGCTCAACTGGTGCTCCTTGCTCTCGCAGAGGTTGTCAGAACGTGGTCAGCGGGACCCCGTGGGCCCCAGGTCTTCTCCGCCGGTGAATCTGCTCAGCCGACCGGTGCGGTGCGCCAGGACTCTCGGACGTGGGCCGCCGCCCAGAAGCGGTGCTCGTAGACGCAGCCCTGCTCGAAGGCCGCCAGCATCCGGGCTCGCAGCGCCCCGTCAGCACCCTCGTAGAGCTGCTCGAAGATGCCGATGGCCTCCTCCACCGCCTGGTCGAACTCCGGATCCGAGTAGACCTGCACCCAGCTGCGGTAGGGATGATGCGCCATCGCCTCTCCGATGTCCTCCACCAGGTGTCGACCCACCTCGGCGTAGACCCAGAAGCAGGGCAGCACCGCCGCGACCGCCACCGCGTGATCGTCGACTGCGGCGGTGGCCACCAGCCAACTGGTGTACCCCTGGGTGGTCGGCGAGGGGCGCGGTGCGCCGTCCTCATCAGCCATCTCGGAGGCCAGGGCGGAGAACTCCGTCGAGCTCATCAGCTCGGCCTGCATGGCCTGCTCCTCGGCAATCGTGTCCGAGGTGGCCCGCGCCCAGAACCGGCGGTGCGCGGCCGACGGAGCCCGAGCCGCCAGCAGGGTCATCGCCTGCCCGTATCCGGCGAGGTAGGCCGAGTCCTGCAGCAGATAATGCACGAAGGTCTCAGCCGGCAGGGTGCCGGCGGCCAGCTCGGCCAGGAACTCCAGGGACGAGATCCGCGCCAACGCCTCACGGGAGTGCCGCCAGGCGGTCAGCCCGTGGTCTCCTGCGCACAGCGCCGGCGAGTCCACGTAGGGCGCCGGTCCGATCCGGTGCTGGTCTGCCCCGGGCTGGGTGGTGATCATCAGGCCCGCCGTCAGCGACGCCGGTAGTTGGGCGATTCGACGGTCATCATCACGTCATGCGGGTGCGACTCCTTCAGCCCCGCCGAGGTGATGCGCACGAACTTACCCTTGGACTTCAGCTGGTCGATGGTGTGGGCGCCCACGTAGAACATGGTCTGACGCAGTCCGCCGGTGAGCTGGTGGACCACCGCGGAGAGCGGACCCCGATAAGGCACCTGGCCCTCGATGCCCTCGGGGATGAGCTTCTCGTCGTCGGGCACGTCCGCCTGGAAGTAGCGGTCCTTGGAGTAGGAGGTGTTCTTCCCGCGGGTCTGCATCGCTCCCAGCGAGCCCATGCCGCGGTAGGCCTTGAACTGCTTGCCGTTGTAGAAGACCAGGTCACCGGGGGACTCCGCGGCGCCCGCCAGCAGCGAGCCGAGCATCACGGAGTTCGCGCCGGCCACCAGGGCCTTGCCGATGTCACCGGAGTGCTGCAGCCCGCCGTCGGCAATCAGCGGCACACCGGCCGGGATCGCGGCCTTGGCGGCCTCATGGATGGCGGTGACCTGGGGGACGCCGACCCCGGCGACCACCCGCGTGGTGCAGATGGAGCCCGGCCCCACCCCCACCTTGATCGCATCCGCTCCGGCGTCGATGAGAGCCTGGGCGCCCTCACGGGTCGCGGCCTGCCCGCCGATGACGTCCACCCCGGCGGCGTGCGGCTCGGCCTTGAGCTTGGCGATCATGTCCAGCACCCCGCGGGTGTGGCCGTTGGCGGTGTCGACCACCAGGGCGTCCACCCCGGCGTCGATGAGCGCCATCGCGCGTTCGAAGCCCTCTCCGAAGAATCCGACCGCCGCGCCGACGCGCAGCCTTCCCTCGGAGTCCTTGGTGGCCTGCGGATACTTGTCGGCCTTGTCGAAGTCCTTGATGGTGATCAGCCCGGTGAGGCGGCCGTCGTCGTCCACCAGCGGCAGCTTCTCCACCCGGTGCTCGGAGAAGAGCTGGATGACCTCGTCGCGCGAGATGCCCACCTGGGCGGTGATGAGCGGCTGCGGGGTCATCTTCTCGTAGACCTTGGTGGTCAGGTAGTCCTCGGAGGCGACGAAGCGGATGTCGCGGTTGGTGATGATGCCCAGCAGCTTCCGGTCGGCGTCGACCACCGGCAGCCCGGAGACGCGGTAATGGGCGCAGAGGTCGTCGAGGTCCTCCAGCGTGGCGTCCGGGGTGATCGTCACCGGGTCGGAGATCATGCCGGACTCCGAGCGCTTGACCTGGTCGACCTGCTTCGCCTGGTCCTCCAGGGAGAGGTTCCGGTGGAGGATGCCGATGCCGCCGAGCCGGGCCAGGGCGATCGCCATCGGTGCCTCGGTGACCGTGTCCATGGCCGCGGAGGCCACCGGGGTGTTCAGCGTGATGTTGCGGCTGAACTGCGTGGAGGTGTCGGCGTCGGACGGGATGACGTCAGTGGCGCCGGGCAGCAGGAGGACGTCGTCGTAGGTCAGTCCGACGAAGCCGAAGGGGTCGTGGTCCTCTGCGGGGGTCTCAGTCACGGGGTCTCGCCTCTCCAGGGGGTCGCTCGGGTGCTCGCGGGGCCGCGGCGCCGTCGGGTGCGCCGCCGTCGGTGTCAGGGCCACAACAAGTCTACTGCCGCCGAGATTCCTGTGTGTCCGGCTGACGGCCGGGCCGGGCGGGGCCCATGGCAGGCGTGAGGCGACCAATGTGACAGCATATGAACTTATCTGTTCATATTTCTGAAGATATCGCCCATAGTGGTGTGCAGGCACATCCGCACCACTTCTGCACACACCTTCCTGCAGCGAAAGGCATCACCGCATCATGAGCACCGAAGAGGCACCCACACCCGAAGAGAACCAGAGCTCAGGCCGACGCTCCAGCGGCAAGCTGGCCGTGGCGTTCGTCGCCGTGGCGG
It contains:
- a CDS encoding ExeM/NucH family extracellular endonuclease — protein: MLAGIASAGLAASLIIPTPATAAPAEASTTPSVERAESVVISEVYTTGAGQDAAFDERFIELHNPGDEPVDLEGWAVSYRPASRGEDDLTPSGHVTLSGAIEPGGHYLIANPGLSAGDGEPLPEPDARLSGGTAIRDGVIWLASTPERLDLPLGDVRDHEDVVDLLGYGGANTSETAAAPSPSGSADVRSIARVDEAVDTDDNSADFALSEAITPTNSAGEQAVHEPEEPERQEPTDLEIHEIPRSLEPAENQLLEQPVTVRGVVTGAYPTGGFNGFTLQTEGTGGDLDLETHAASDGIFVYSPWRADEVEIGDFVEITADVTTYSGQVQLSLYPGSSQTPEHEFALITDEPHEAVKPAVVEIPETDAEREALLGMVIDPQGTYTVTDHYTLNQFGEIGIVLGEEPLTTPTAAHRPGPEADALAEENAERIIYLDDAATTDFSRSSGWDEELPYLTAEDPVRIGAEVQWENTVIMDRRFDEWRLQPTAQLTPDSAEAVQPARVENTREGRETSAERDADLRIAGFNVLNYFVTLGEDEEGCEYHADRDGNPTTADWCEVRGAWSTESFKRQEAKIVDAITTMDADVVALQEMENSAHFTDDADRDLAHERLVEALNQDLGTDTWAYVASPETAPAPEDEDVIRNGFIYRPEAVEPVGESVILFDGGVDEIMTPELEDFDLVEVYSNAREPLAQEFQPVGGDEQDRFIAVVNHFKSKGSAPDGGPNADSGDGQGAWNADRVEQARALVAFADALEEDTGTEKVYLMGDFNSYEMEDPLQEFLGADYTNVSAETGQHSYMFDGQVGSLDHLFASEAAAETISQAEIWNINAVEPIALEYSRYNGNASDLFSADLWRSSDHDPIVADLRFEATEAPGDEDGSDEDGSDEDGGTWPPRGPGNNNGHGHGSGEDRGHEREGHPGNGPGSTPGRR
- a CDS encoding GuaB3 family IMP dehydrogenase-related protein: MSNEIPIGLAKSGRRAWALDDVAVVPSRRTRSPQDVSLDWQIDAYTFKTPVIGAPMDSVMSPETAIALGRLGGLGVLNLEGLWTRYEDPSPVLEEIEHLAEDEISPENTRRLQQLYSEPIKAELIKARLAEIRQAGVVVSGSLTPQRTQEFYQTVVEAGVDMFVIRGTTVSAEHVAQNGDPLNLKEFIYELDVPVIVGGAAGYTPALHLMRTGAAGVLVGFGGGSSTTTRRAMGIRVPMATAISDVAAARRDYLDESGGRYVHVIADGGLGSSGDIVKALAMGADAVMLGTTLARAEEAPGRGWHWGQEAVHPDFPRGHRTRVGTVAPLEEVLWGPAHHTDGSSNLMGGLRRAMAATGYSDLKSFQRVDAIVSPLGQQSR
- a CDS encoding TenA family protein, whose product is MITTQPGADQHRIGPAPYVDSPALCAGDHGLTAWRHSREALARISSLEFLAELAAGTLPAETFVHYLLQDSAYLAGYGQAMTLLAARAPSAAHRRFWARATSDTIAEEQAMQAELMSSTEFSALASEMADEDGAPRPSPTTQGYTSWLVATAAVDDHAVAVAAVLPCFWVYAEVGRHLVEDIGEAMAHHPYRSWVQVYSDPEFDQAVEEAIGIFEQLYEGADGALRARMLAAFEQGCVYEHRFWAAAHVRESWRTAPVG
- the guaB gene encoding IMP dehydrogenase — encoded protein: MTETPAEDHDPFGFVGLTYDDVLLLPGATDVIPSDADTSTQFSRNITLNTPVASAAMDTVTEAPMAIALARLGGIGILHRNLSLEDQAKQVDQVKRSESGMISDPVTITPDATLEDLDDLCAHYRVSGLPVVDADRKLLGIITNRDIRFVASEDYLTTKVYEKMTPQPLITAQVGISRDEVIQLFSEHRVEKLPLVDDDGRLTGLITIKDFDKADKYPQATKDSEGRLRVGAAVGFFGEGFERAMALIDAGVDALVVDTANGHTRGVLDMIAKLKAEPHAAGVDVIGGQAATREGAQALIDAGADAIKVGVGPGSICTTRVVAGVGVPQVTAIHEAAKAAIPAGVPLIADGGLQHSGDIGKALVAGANSVMLGSLLAGAAESPGDLVFYNGKQFKAYRGMGSLGAMQTRGKNTSYSKDRYFQADVPDDEKLIPEGIEGQVPYRGPLSAVVHQLTGGLRQTMFYVGAHTIDQLKSKGKFVRITSAGLKESHPHDVMMTVESPNYRRR